In Roseofilum casamattae BLCC-M143, the following are encoded in one genomic region:
- the htpG gene encoding molecular chaperone HtpG, with translation MTTVLEQGTIGIHTENIFPIIKKSLYSDSEIFFRELISNAVDAIAKLKMVSRDDDFSGEVGDPEITIALDKEQKKLSITDNGIGMTADEIKKYINQVAFSSAEEFLEKYKGTTDEGIIGHFGLGFYSSFMVATQVEIDTLSYRDGAQAVHWTCNGSPQFTLEDSERTTRGTTIILTLMEEEEEYLEPARIKQLVKTYCDFMPVSIKLDDEQINKQEALWRKSPRDLTDEDYLEFYRYLYPFQEEPLLWIHLNTDYPFLLNGILYFPKLKPDVDVTKGQIKLFCNQVFVSEHCEEIIPKFLLPMRGVIDSPDIPLNVSRSALQMDRTVRRIADFVAKKVGDRLKTQYRDSRDQYIKSWKDLGTFVKFGCLNDDKFKKQVEDIVIYRSTWEESTEENTAEVQVQAEEGDAWQEVKSTNKDSEGHTYSTLQEYLERNKECHENRVFYATDEVNQGTYIQLHQNQGLEVLYMDSFIDPHFISFLEREHSDVKFSRVDAEIDEQLLDKENDKEIVDPKTNTTPSEQIKELFQNALDKPKLQIRTESLKGNNNEQNPPAMVLLPEFMRRLQEMNAMFQQENAMFPEEHILLINTAHPLVQDVLRLSQGSIVSGEGASPSAELAKLICNQIYDLALMAQKGFDAGGMKSFVDRSTQVLTRLTAEAN, from the coding sequence ATGACTACAGTACTAGAACAAGGCACGATCGGCATTCATACTGAGAATATTTTCCCGATTATCAAAAAATCTCTCTATTCCGATAGCGAGATTTTTTTCCGGGAACTGATATCGAATGCTGTGGATGCGATCGCTAAGTTGAAAATGGTCTCGCGCGACGATGATTTTTCTGGTGAAGTTGGCGATCCAGAGATTACGATCGCGTTAGATAAAGAGCAAAAGAAGCTCTCAATTACGGATAACGGCATCGGGATGACGGCTGATGAAATTAAAAAATATATCAACCAAGTCGCGTTCTCCAGTGCTGAAGAATTCCTAGAAAAGTATAAAGGAACGACAGACGAAGGGATTATCGGCCACTTTGGTCTTGGCTTTTATTCTTCCTTTATGGTCGCCACACAAGTTGAAATTGATACTCTTTCTTATCGGGATGGAGCGCAAGCCGTTCATTGGACTTGCAACGGTTCGCCACAATTTACACTCGAGGACTCGGAGCGCACCACTCGCGGCACCACTATTATCCTCACCTTAATGGAGGAAGAAGAAGAATATTTAGAACCGGCACGGATTAAACAGTTGGTGAAAACCTACTGCGATTTTATGCCAGTTTCGATTAAGTTAGACGACGAACAAATTAATAAACAGGAAGCTCTGTGGCGCAAGTCTCCTCGAGACCTGACTGACGAAGATTATCTGGAATTCTATCGCTATCTCTATCCGTTTCAAGAAGAACCCCTGCTCTGGATTCACCTAAATACAGATTATCCATTTTTGCTGAATGGGATTCTCTATTTTCCGAAGCTAAAACCCGATGTTGATGTCACCAAAGGACAGATTAAACTGTTCTGCAACCAAGTCTTTGTTTCCGAGCATTGCGAAGAAATTATCCCTAAATTCTTGCTCCCCATGCGCGGAGTTATCGACAGTCCGGATATTCCGCTCAATGTCTCGCGCTCTGCCTTACAGATGGATCGCACCGTGCGCCGAATTGCCGATTTTGTGGCGAAGAAAGTTGGCGATCGCCTGAAAACACAATATCGAGATTCTCGCGACCAATACATCAAGAGCTGGAAAGATTTAGGCACATTTGTCAAGTTCGGTTGCTTGAATGACGATAAGTTTAAAAAGCAAGTCGAAGACATCGTCATTTATCGCAGTACCTGGGAAGAAAGCACGGAAGAAAATACGGCGGAAGTGCAAGTACAAGCGGAAGAAGGCGATGCTTGGCAAGAAGTTAAATCGACTAACAAAGACTCTGAAGGCCATACCTATTCCACTCTGCAAGAATACTTGGAGCGCAACAAAGAGTGTCACGAAAACCGCGTCTTCTACGCTACCGATGAAGTTAACCAAGGAACCTACATCCAGTTACACCAGAATCAGGGACTGGAAGTTCTTTATATGGACTCGTTTATCGATCCGCACTTCATTAGTTTCTTAGAGCGCGAGCATAGCGATGTCAAATTCTCTCGCGTCGATGCCGAAATTGACGAACAACTTTTGGATAAGGAAAACGATAAAGAAATCGTCGATCCGAAAACAAATACGACTCCCAGCGAACAGATTAAAGAATTGTTTCAAAATGCTCTAGATAAGCCAAAACTGCAGATTCGCACGGAATCTCTGAAAGGCAATAATAACGAGCAAAATCCTCCCGCGATGGTCTTGTTACCCGAGTTTATGCGTCGCTTGCAGGAAATGAACGCCATGTTCCAGCAAGAAAATGCCATGTTCCCGGAAGAGCATATTCTCTTAATTAATACCGCTCACCCATTGGTTCAAGATGTGTTGCGCTTGAGCC
- a CDS encoding DUF732 domain-containing protein — MSLVSKLSWIGLASAIVAFSLPTKAQVPLPQTPGFDEVLSSLLTPLEAQMYQQMGADRARQLGEQTCNALTSGQDATEYITTVAQQLVATGTTEAQAQLAGGLSAKVIVAGVTTMCPEQITKLQQLQIPAIP, encoded by the coding sequence ATGTCTTTAGTGTCTAAATTATCCTGGATCGGTCTTGCAAGTGCGATCGTTGCTTTTTCTCTCCCCACAAAAGCTCAAGTTCCACTCCCTCAAACTCCAGGTTTTGATGAGGTCTTATCCAGTTTATTAACGCCTCTTGAAGCTCAAATGTATCAACAGATGGGAGCCGATCGCGCCAGACAATTAGGCGAGCAAACCTGTAACGCTTTAACTTCCGGTCAGGATGCAACAGAATATATTACTACGGTAGCCCAACAATTGGTTGCAACTGGAACCACCGAAGCACAAGCTCAATTAGCTGGAGGATTGAGCGCAAAAGTTATTGTGGCGGGAGTTACGACAATGTGTCCGGAACAAATTACGAAGCTGCAACAGTTGCAAATTCCTGCCATACCATAA
- a CDS encoding SLC13 family permease — MSILLTLSVVVLALVCFITEWLPVDITALSIAILLMVLGLVTPEEGISGFSNSATITVMAMFILSAGITKTGVIQIVRNWMVRWGGNHPTQQIFVMASIVGPISALINNTAIVAIFLPIIEEWSKRKNTAVSQLLIPLSFASILGGLVTLVGTSTNILASGISAQLGYGEFTIFQFSRMGVLVFLIGLAYLSVVAPFFLPKKRHDPNNLMAEDYNLKDYVSEVIVSPRSSLIGQSLNQSGIQRTFDLDVLDILRNKQRFPQPLSDKVLNAGDILIIRSSKEDLLNIREEKGLDILPDVKFQQEPLENVLSSGEEKIAEVLILSNSRLIGTTLKDLRFRQRYNVTVLAIRRGSELVKGRLGRIPLRFGDLLLVQGPKQSFVGLQTTRELLVLEQKEVENLRQDKAAIALSIIASVVLVAAFGWMPILVSALAGVILMVMTGCLKPGEIYGAVRWDVIFLLAGLIPLGIAMNKSGATQWLAEGLIYVGGNLSGYWLLLFFFVITSILTEVLSNNASVVLMLPIAVEVAKTLGLNPYAFMYAVVFAASNSFMTPIGYQTNAMVYSPGGYKFFDFTRVGAPLSLLMMIAVPLLITWIYGL; from the coding sequence ATGTCGATTCTGCTGACCTTGAGCGTTGTTGTTCTGGCTCTAGTTTGCTTTATTACCGAATGGCTTCCCGTTGATATTACAGCTCTTTCAATTGCAATTCTGCTGATGGTATTGGGCTTAGTCACCCCTGAAGAAGGTATTTCTGGGTTTAGTAATTCGGCAACAATTACGGTCATGGCCATGTTTATTCTAAGTGCTGGGATTACCAAAACTGGAGTCATTCAAATTGTCCGTAATTGGATGGTTCGTTGGGGAGGAAACCATCCGACACAGCAAATTTTTGTGATGGCTTCTATTGTTGGACCGATTTCAGCATTGATCAATAATACGGCGATCGTTGCTATTTTTCTGCCGATTATTGAAGAATGGAGCAAGCGCAAAAATACAGCAGTCAGTCAACTTTTAATTCCCTTATCATTTGCCTCGATTTTAGGCGGATTAGTGACCTTAGTGGGAACTTCAACTAATATTCTGGCCAGCGGTATTTCGGCACAGTTGGGTTATGGAGAATTTACGATTTTTCAGTTTAGCCGTATGGGAGTGCTTGTCTTTCTCATTGGTTTGGCATATTTGTCAGTCGTTGCTCCGTTTTTTTTACCAAAGAAACGTCACGATCCGAATAACTTGATGGCTGAAGATTATAATCTGAAAGATTATGTCAGTGAGGTAATTGTTAGTCCGCGATCGAGCTTAATCGGGCAAAGTTTGAATCAAAGTGGCATTCAGCGTACTTTTGATTTGGATGTTTTGGATATTCTTCGGAATAAGCAACGGTTTCCGCAGCCGTTGTCGGATAAGGTGCTTAATGCAGGAGATATTCTGATTATCCGCAGCTCGAAGGAAGATTTATTGAATATTCGCGAAGAGAAAGGGTTGGATATTTTGCCAGATGTGAAGTTTCAGCAAGAACCCTTGGAAAATGTGCTCAGTTCTGGGGAAGAAAAAATTGCTGAGGTTTTGATTTTATCGAATTCCCGTTTGATTGGAACGACCTTAAAAGATTTGCGCTTTCGCCAACGGTATAATGTGACGGTGTTAGCGATTCGGCGCGGTTCGGAATTGGTGAAAGGACGGTTGGGGAGAATTCCGTTGCGGTTTGGCGATTTGTTGTTGGTGCAAGGGCCGAAACAGAGTTTTGTTGGACTGCAAACGACTCGCGAGTTATTAGTTTTAGAGCAAAAAGAAGTTGAGAATTTACGTCAGGATAAAGCTGCGATCGCACTATCGATTATTGCAAGCGTAGTTCTAGTAGCTGCCTTCGGTTGGATGCCGATTTTGGTGAGTGCTTTAGCGGGAGTTATCTTAATGGTAATGACGGGATGTTTAAAGCCGGGAGAGATTTATGGTGCGGTGCGCTGGGACGTGATTTTTCTGCTAGCAGGTTTGATTCCTTTAGGCATTGCCATGAATAAGTCGGGAGCGACTCAATGGTTGGCAGAAGGGTTGATTTATGTGGGAGGGAATTTATCCGGCTATTGGTTGTTATTATTCTTTTTTGTAATTACTTCAATTTTAACTGAAGTGCTCTCGAATAATGCCTCGGTGGTTTTGATGTTACCCATTGCGGTAGAAGTTGCGAAAACATTAGGATTAAATCCTTATGCGTTTATGTATGCCGTGGTGTTTGCGGCGTCCAATAGTTTTATGACTCCCATTGGATATCAAACCAATGCTATGGTATATAGTCCTGGAGGATATAAGTTTTTTGACTTTACCCGAGTTGGCGCACCGTTAAGTTTATTGATGATGATTGCCGTTCCGCTGTTGATTACCTGGATTTATGGATTGTAG
- a CDS encoding serine/threonine protein kinase: protein MLQPEQILSVPSVSSDRQQYQLHRTLGRTAAGRQTWLATDLELNEPVTLKLLAFNPQMEWDELKLFEREAQVLQALNHPRIPQYHNYFSLDREMGNGVAWFGLVQDYIPGASLQERLERGEHFTEEQVKAIADSVLQILIYLHGLSPPVLHRDIKPSNIILGDDEDVYLVDFGAVQSQGSVTGVTFTVVGTSGYAPLEQFWGRAVAASDLYALGATLIHLITGIAPVDLPHRDNRIQFSDRVDLNPHLVQWLEQMSEPAIEKRFGSAREAAEQLWRQPVLVQSSNTAGLHRTPKPETTLISVWRSPVSLQVHVPSRLRRNFVRTLVFSFIGLAMVRGILHGFIALMGHPLLLLLPFGTVMTILILYAGSHTQAIFEQNSFWLKRFLFRWNYLTQQGSMAQMMGVFIHHENYATQLKIHSQNYTGEYTYLIASGLTQNEASWLAREIQDWLYSRSQSDYTT, encoded by the coding sequence ATGTTACAACCGGAACAGATCTTATCAGTTCCATCGGTATCATCCGATCGGCAACAGTATCAACTGCACCGAACCTTAGGACGGACGGCGGCTGGACGGCAAACGTGGTTGGCAACAGATTTAGAGTTAAACGAACCGGTTACGCTCAAACTACTCGCATTTAATCCGCAGATGGAGTGGGATGAACTGAAGCTGTTCGAGCGGGAGGCGCAAGTTTTGCAAGCGTTAAACCATCCCCGCATCCCCCAATACCATAACTATTTTTCCTTAGATCGAGAGATGGGAAATGGAGTGGCTTGGTTTGGTTTAGTGCAGGATTATATTCCGGGAGCATCGTTGCAAGAGCGTCTGGAGAGAGGGGAACATTTTACAGAAGAGCAAGTAAAAGCGATCGCTGACTCGGTATTGCAAATTCTTATTTATCTCCATGGTTTAAGTCCTCCCGTGCTCCATCGAGATATTAAACCGAGCAACATTATTCTCGGCGATGATGAGGACGTTTACCTGGTGGACTTTGGAGCGGTGCAGTCTCAAGGTTCGGTCACCGGAGTTACCTTTACTGTAGTCGGAACTAGCGGTTATGCGCCTCTGGAACAATTTTGGGGACGAGCGGTGGCAGCATCAGATTTGTATGCTTTGGGAGCCACATTAATTCATTTAATTACGGGAATTGCGCCGGTGGATCTCCCTCATCGAGATAACCGGATTCAATTTAGCGATCGCGTGGATCTCAATCCCCATCTGGTGCAATGGTTGGAGCAGATGAGCGAACCTGCCATAGAAAAGCGGTTTGGTAGCGCTCGGGAGGCAGCGGAGCAGCTCTGGAGGCAACCGGTTTTAGTGCAAAGCTCGAATACTGCGGGATTGCATCGCACTCCCAAACCCGAGACAACCCTGATTAGCGTTTGGCGATCGCCGGTTTCTCTACAGGTGCATGTTCCTTCTCGGTTACGGCGAAACTTCGTGCGAACCTTAGTATTTTCCTTTATCGGACTGGCAATGGTACGCGGGATTTTACATGGATTTATCGCACTAATGGGACATCCTCTACTCTTATTACTCCCATTCGGTACAGTAATGACAATCCTGATTCTCTATGCAGGTAGCCATACCCAAGCCATCTTCGAGCAAAATAGCTTTTGGCTCAAACGTTTTCTCTTTCGCTGGAATTATTTAACTCAGCAAGGGTCGATGGCACAAATGATGGGAGTATTTATTCATCACGAAAATTATGCCACTCAGTTGAAAATCCATTCCCAGAACTATACTGGGGAATATACTTACCTCATTGCTTCGGGCTTAACTCAAAATGAAGCGTCCTGGTTAGCTCGCGAAATTCAAGATTGGCTCTATAGTCGCTCTCAATCAGATTATACCACATAA
- a CDS encoding pentapeptide repeat-containing protein has protein sequence MSQEADALFKQGMQYYRSGELEPAKVAWEQALSLYRTLENLQRQGAALGNLGAVSQALGKVTEAIAYYQQHLTLAKEIADRQGQRNAIDNLGHAYSSLGDYLTALNYYQHGLKLSRQWKDRILESQALSNLRWIYERLDSCTEAEECLQQQWAIAEPLFQANPQDILQIAQQLGLNPLSDFSGANLAGMNFHYANLRGADLTDANLVKADLSLADLARAQLTRSNLEEAILSNANLRDADLSSANLQGADLRTILPRANLELANLTQAKLCGAYLQRANLAKANLTDADLSDTDLTDANFEEATFTRTLLKNANIEQANIAGACFKDNPKLSSALKQHLREKGAIVD, from the coding sequence ATGTCTCAAGAGGCTGACGCGCTATTTAAGCAAGGTATGCAATACTATCGCTCCGGAGAACTAGAGCCAGCGAAAGTGGCTTGGGAGCAGGCATTATCTCTCTATCGTACTCTCGAGAATTTGCAACGCCAAGGGGCAGCGTTGGGCAATTTAGGAGCGGTGAGTCAAGCTTTAGGAAAGGTGACTGAAGCGATCGCATATTACCAGCAGCATCTTACTTTAGCAAAAGAGATTGCCGATCGCCAAGGACAGCGCAATGCGATCGATAATTTGGGTCATGCCTACAGTAGTTTAGGAGACTATCTGACGGCGCTTAACTATTATCAACACGGTCTAAAGTTATCTCGTCAATGGAAAGATCGTATCCTAGAATCGCAGGCATTATCTAATTTACGATGGATTTATGAACGGTTAGATAGTTGTACAGAAGCAGAGGAATGCTTGCAACAACAATGGGCGATCGCCGAACCGCTATTTCAAGCCAATCCTCAAGATATTTTGCAGATTGCTCAACAACTTGGATTAAATCCTCTATCCGATTTTTCGGGAGCCAATTTAGCTGGAATGAACTTCCATTATGCTAACCTTAGAGGCGCCGATTTAACGGATGCTAATTTAGTCAAAGCTGACTTAAGTTTAGCCGATTTAGCTCGCGCTCAGTTAACTCGATCTAATTTGGAAGAGGCGATTTTAAGTAACGCAAATTTGCGAGATGCCGATCTGAGTTCGGCAAATTTACAAGGTGCCGATCTGCGCACGATTTTACCGCGAGCGAATCTAGAGTTAGCCAATTTAACCCAGGCAAAATTATGCGGTGCTTACCTGCAACGAGCCAATTTAGCGAAAGCCAATTTAACCGATGCAGATTTGTCAGATACAGATTTAACTGATGCAAACTTTGAGGAAGCAACCTTTACTCGTACCCTATTGAAAAATGCGAATATCGAGCAGGCAAATATTGCGGGAGCTTGCTTTAAAGATAATCCGAAACTTTCGTCTGCTCTGAAGCAACATCTACGCGAGAAAGGGGCAATTGTTGATTAA
- a CDS encoding pentapeptide repeat-containing protein — translation MGTFITTEPLGSPGERGEYRVWERVQDGFTDRNCLAYWRYPIFSPIGKARKEPDILICDRHLGIIVIEVKSLRIEQIKRISGHRWYYDKFYQKTGNPYQQAEAHLWAILDYCDREPLLQNRITARALVALPNITKDRWQERGFSQNISSPPILFENNLRPSAIHQLVSILEAIPTLKSTEPLADLEWENLLSLISGTPLFQANSSSRWRLYSSPSRAEILRHARDRYSQLDLHQEQLAKTIPPGMQRIRGIAGSGKTAILCQKAAHMHLKHPDWTIAIVFFSRHLHQQISEQLDRWLRHFSCDRISYRANNRKLRVFHGWGSKEQPGFYRYLCRISGVSPRTVQDTLSHAPHEAFAEVCLDLLRRGKIPQIFDAILIDEGQDFLVKNRLKFEGKQPLYWLAYQSLKSISSLHPEQRRLIWTIDEHQHLHPVATYPTRDLFGSELSHVLNGEHSGGISKSEILSLSYRTPAEIVMAAYGLGMGIYRAEGMLMQLQDIGDWQALGFAVAGKPLSGETITLTRPGDSHLNAIAQLWERSCLQFETYESRREELAQLSTNIIRNLRHDGLKPSRDILVLLLGSYIETRQLEPTVIQTLIGKGIDVHLPGRKGSRSFWSEAAVTVCNVEKAKGNEADMVYAIALDGIARDESNLSLRNQLFTAFTRTRGWLTVSGIGQYSLYNELQQIKQNPNTLTFTYLNSAKRSLTITNYSELLQRYAAGERNFQNLNLNDAQLPGVDLRHSNLIRTQLQRANLENAQLQGAKLIMADLSEANLKGANLREAKLIGANLNNTQLEGADLTHADLTDIVHRQ, via the coding sequence ATGGGGACGTTTATTACAACTGAACCTTTAGGATCTCCAGGAGAGCGAGGGGAATACCGCGTTTGGGAGCGAGTGCAAGATGGATTTACCGATCGCAATTGTTTGGCCTATTGGCGTTACCCCATTTTTTCGCCTATAGGAAAAGCTCGCAAAGAACCCGATATCCTAATTTGCGATCGCCACCTCGGCATAATTGTTATCGAAGTAAAATCGTTGCGTATCGAGCAGATTAAGCGCATTAGCGGCCATCGCTGGTATTATGATAAATTTTACCAGAAAACCGGCAATCCTTATCAACAAGCCGAAGCTCATCTTTGGGCAATTCTCGATTATTGCGATCGCGAACCCTTACTCCAAAATCGAATAACCGCGCGCGCTCTGGTTGCCTTACCCAATATTACCAAAGATCGGTGGCAAGAGCGAGGATTTTCTCAAAATATTTCCTCTCCTCCTATTCTATTTGAAAATAACTTACGACCGAGCGCCATCCACCAACTCGTTTCCATTCTCGAAGCCATTCCTACGTTAAAATCTACCGAGCCACTCGCCGATTTAGAATGGGAAAACCTACTCTCCCTCATTAGCGGAACTCCTCTCTTTCAAGCCAACTCAAGCAGTCGCTGGCGATTATATTCATCTCCCAGTCGTGCCGAAATTTTACGACATGCTCGCGATCGATATTCGCAACTGGATTTACATCAAGAACAACTGGCAAAAACCATTCCTCCTGGGATGCAAAGAATTCGCGGTATTGCCGGATCGGGAAAAACAGCAATTCTCTGTCAAAAAGCCGCTCACATGCATCTGAAACATCCCGACTGGACGATCGCGATCGTATTTTTTAGTCGCCATTTACATCAGCAGATTTCCGAACAACTGGATCGATGGTTGCGCCACTTTAGTTGCGATCGCATTAGCTATCGTGCAAATAACCGGAAACTGCGGGTATTCCATGGATGGGGGTCGAAAGAACAACCGGGATTTTATCGGTATCTGTGTCGGATTTCCGGAGTCTCTCCCCGTACCGTTCAAGATACCTTAAGTCATGCACCTCACGAAGCTTTCGCCGAAGTGTGTCTCGATCTGTTGCGTCGAGGCAAAATCCCCCAAATATTTGATGCAATTTTAATCGATGAAGGGCAAGATTTTTTAGTTAAAAATCGTCTTAAATTTGAAGGAAAACAACCCTTATATTGGTTAGCCTACCAATCGCTAAAATCCATCAGTTCTCTCCATCCAGAACAACGACGATTAATCTGGACAATAGACGAACACCAACATCTCCATCCGGTGGCAACCTATCCCACGCGAGATTTATTTGGATCGGAGTTAAGTCACGTCCTCAATGGAGAACATTCTGGAGGAATTAGCAAAAGCGAAATCTTATCCCTCTCTTATCGAACGCCAGCGGAAATTGTGATGGCAGCTTATGGTCTGGGAATGGGAATTTATCGTGCAGAAGGGATGTTAATGCAACTCCAAGATATCGGCGATTGGCAAGCTTTAGGATTTGCTGTAGCAGGCAAGCCGCTATCCGGAGAAACGATAACATTAACTCGTCCTGGGGATAGCCACTTAAATGCGATCGCGCAACTGTGGGAGCGCTCGTGTTTGCAGTTTGAAACCTATGAATCTCGCCGGGAAGAACTCGCTCAACTCAGCACTAATATTATCCGAAACTTGCGCCACGACGGACTCAAACCCAGCCGCGATATTTTAGTTCTCTTACTCGGTTCGTATATTGAAACTCGCCAGCTCGAACCCACGGTTATTCAGACACTGATCGGAAAAGGAATAGACGTGCATCTCCCCGGACGAAAAGGATCGCGATCGTTTTGGAGCGAGGCAGCAGTAACCGTTTGCAATGTAGAAAAAGCAAAAGGAAATGAAGCCGATATGGTGTATGCGATCGCACTCGATGGCATTGCTCGCGATGAAAGTAATTTATCCTTAAGAAATCAACTCTTTACTGCCTTTACGCGCACCCGAGGTTGGTTAACGGTTAGCGGAATCGGTCAATATTCTCTTTACAACGAACTGCAACAAATTAAGCAGAATCCCAATACTTTAACATTTACTTATTTGAATTCGGCAAAGCGTTCTTTAACCATAACCAATTACAGCGAACTCTTGCAACGCTATGCTGCCGGAGAGCGCAACTTCCAAAACCTCAATTTAAACGACGCGCAACTTCCGGGAGTCGATCTGCGCCACAGCAATTTAATCCGCACCCAACTACAGCGAGCCAACTTAGAAAATGCGCAATTACAAGGAGCTAAATTAATCATGGCAGACTTAAGCGAAGCCAACCTGAAAGGCGCTAATTTACGCGAGGCAAAATTAATCGGCGCTAACCTGAACAATACTCAATTAGAAGGCGCCGATCTCACCCATGCCGATCTTACGGATATTGTCCATAGACAGTAA
- a CDS encoding ABC transporter ATP-binding protein — MAKVVLENLYKSFAASPGGATEDKRAVLRNIQLTVNDGEFLVLVGPSGCGKSTLLRLISGLEELTGGQIWIGDRRVNDLPPKARNIAMVFQSYALYPHMNVYENIAFGLRRGESDFSGWMSQIESRIQWGAMAVTRWLPPGLRYLSEGEREIRKQVKQVAQRLEIETLLDRLPKQLSGGQKQRVALGRAIARNPQVFLMDEPLSNLDAKLRGQTRTQIVQLQRQVGVTTIYVTHDQVEAMTMGDRIAVMNRGELQQIAPPLELYHRPANQFVAQFIGSPPMNLIPVELSPPLLLRHQAFRLTLPEIWKLPLEQTSERSLLLGIRPEHLQESVPAPKNLPIQILTVEHLGHETLISGQLQGESETRIRLNLRLVQPRSVNVGETLWFSLKPEHLHLFSAETGLALVPDRLSG, encoded by the coding sequence GTGGCCAAAGTCGTTTTAGAGAACCTATACAAAAGTTTTGCGGCCTCTCCTGGAGGTGCAACCGAGGACAAGCGTGCCGTATTGCGCAATATCCAGTTAACTGTCAATGATGGCGAGTTTCTGGTTCTTGTCGGCCCCTCCGGTTGCGGGAAAAGTACCTTGCTGCGCCTCATCTCCGGACTCGAGGAACTGACTGGAGGACAGATTTGGATCGGCGATCGCCGAGTCAACGATCTGCCGCCAAAAGCGCGCAACATCGCCATGGTGTTTCAAAGCTACGCGCTCTATCCCCATATGAACGTTTACGAGAATATCGCATTTGGTTTGCGACGGGGAGAGAGCGACTTTTCGGGATGGATGTCCCAAATCGAATCTCGGATACAATGGGGAGCCATGGCCGTGACGCGATGGTTGCCTCCGGGACTGCGCTATTTGTCTGAAGGGGAGCGCGAGATCCGCAAGCAAGTGAAACAAGTCGCGCAACGGCTGGAGATCGAAACATTGCTCGATCGCCTGCCGAAACAACTCTCTGGAGGGCAAAAACAGCGGGTTGCTCTCGGAAGAGCGATCGCCCGCAACCCCCAAGTCTTCCTCATGGACGAACCCTTATCCAATCTCGATGCGAAACTGCGCGGCCAAACCCGCACGCAAATCGTGCAATTGCAGCGTCAGGTGGGCGTGACTACCATTTATGTAACTCACGATCAAGTCGAAGCCATGACCATGGGCGATCGCATCGCCGTCATGAACCGGGGAGAACTGCAACAAATCGCCCCACCTCTAGAACTCTATCACCGGCCGGCCAATCAATTTGTCGCCCAATTTATCGGTTCGCCGCCCATGAATCTGATTCCCGTCGAACTCTCCCCTCCTCTCCTTCTGCGCCATCAGGCCTTTCGCCTTACCTTACCGGAAATTTGGAAACTACCTCTAGAGCAAACTTCAGAGCGATCGCTCCTCCTCGGAATTCGTCCGGAACACCTGCAAGAAAGCGTTCCCGCACCCAAGAACTTACCCATTCAGATCCTGACGGTGGAACATCTGGGGCATGAAACCCTAATCTCCGGGCAACTACAAGGAGAATCTGAAACCCGAATCCGGCTCAATTTGCGGCTGGTTCAACCTCGTTCGGTTAATGTTGGCGAGACTCTATGGTTTTCTCTAAAACCAGAGCATTTACATCTGTTTTCTGCGGAAACTGGATTGGCTTTAGTTCCCGATCGCCTCTCAGGATAA